DNA sequence from the Streptomyces sp. CA-210063 genome:
CGTCTGGCCGAAGTTACGCACAGTGTTCGCAATTTCGAACAATCCCCCCGGTATCTCCCCCCGAATCTCCCCCCGATATTTCCCCCTCTCGAGCCGCTCCCCGAAGGGACTTGCCGTGTTCCGCATCGCAGTCCGTCACTGGGTGACGTTGGGGGCCGCATTGCTGGCCCTCTTCGCGTCGCTCCTCGCCGTCCAGCCCACGCAGCAGGCCGCCGCTGCCGACGGCAAGCCGTACACCAACCCGGTCAAGTCCCAGAAGGGCGCCGATCCGTGGCTGGAGTACTACAACGGCAACTACTACCTGGTGACGACCTCGTTCACCGGTGAGCTGACCATGCGGAAGTCGCCGACGCTCGCCGGGCTGAGCACCGCGCCCAGCGTGCAGGTGTGGTCGGACAGCACCAGCAGCCGCAACTGGAACATGTGGGCCCCGGAGATCCACTTCTTCGACGGCAAGTGGTACCTCTACTACTCCGCCGGGCCGCGCGGCTCCGCCTGCTGCGACGACCAGCGCACCCATGTGCTGGAGAGCTCCGGCTCCGACCCGATGGGGCCGTACACCCACAAGAACACCTTCACCGGCTCCAACCTGAACCCCAACGGCTGGCTGATCGACGCCAGCGTGCTCAAGCACAACAACAAGCTGTACCTGGTGGGCAGCGGTTCGGCCGGCGGCAGCAAGCAGAGCCTCGTCATCGCGCCGCTCAGCAACCCGTACACGCTCGCCAGCTCCACCTTCACCGTCATCTCCAGCCCGACGCTCAGCTGGGAGACGCAGAGCGGTGAGGTCAACGAAGGACCCGAGCCGCTCTACCGCAACGGGCGTACCTTCCTCGTCTACTCCGCCAGCGCCTGCTGGGGTCCCGACTACAAGCTCGGACAGTTGGAGCTGACCGGTTCCGACCCGCTGCTCGCCTCCGCCTGGACGAAGAAGCAGACGCCGGTCTTCCAGCGCAGTGACGCCAACAGTGTGTACGCGCCCGGCCACAACGGGTTCTTCACCTCGCCCGACGGCACGGAGAACTGGATCGTCTATCACGCGAACGACGCGGCCGGTGACGGATGCGACAACGGGCGTACGACCCGTGCGCAGAAGTTCACCTGGAACTCCGACGGCACGCCCAACTTCGGCACCCCGGTCGCCCTCGGCGCGACGATCGCCGGTCCGTCCGGTGAGACGGCGACGACGCCGACGGCGTACACGATCGTCAACCGCAACAGCGGCAAGTGCCTCGACGTCAACGGCGGCGGCACGGCCGACGGGACCAACATCCTCCAGTGGACCTGCAACGGCGGGGCCAACCAGAAGTGGCGTGTCGAGGACATGGCCGACGACACCAGCCGGCTGGTGAACGTGGCCACCGGCAAGGTCGCGGACGTCGCCGAATGCGCGAGCGCCGACGGCGCCGACATCCGGCAGTGGTCCTGGCTGAACAACAACTGCCAGAAGTTCCGCATGGTCTACCTCGGCGGCGACTACGTGCGGATCGTCAACGCCGCCACCGGCAAGGTCGCCGACGTCGCCGACTGTTCCACGGCCAACGGCGCGGACGTACGCCAGTGGACCTGGCTCAACAACAACTGCCAGCAGTGGCGGCTCGTCCCCACGACCGCCTGATTCCCCACATCCTTGATCCGCGAAGGGCCGCAACACGACATGAGACGACTCGTCAGACGGGTTCTGGTGGCCGCCGCCGCCGCGCTCGCGGTGCTCACCACCGTGACCACCCCCGCCCAGGCCGCCGCCCCGGCGTCCCCCGCCGTCACCTTCACCAACCCGATCGCCGAACAGCGGGCCGACCCGCACATCCACAAGCACACCGACGGCTACTACTACTTCACGGCCACCGTCCCCGCGTACGACAAGATCGTGATGCGCCGGGCCACCACCCTCCAGGGCCTCGCCACGGCCACGGAGACCACCATCTGGACCAAGCACGCCAGCGGTGACATGGGCGCGCACATCTGGGCGCCGGAGATCCACTTCATCGACGGCAAGTGGTACGTGTACTTCGCGGCCGGTGCCTCGAACGACATCTGGAAGATCCGCCCGTACGTCCTGGAGACCAGCGCGGCCAACCCGCTGACCGGCACGTGGACCGAGAAGGGCCGGATCTCCCTGCCCCTGGACACGTTCTCGCTGGACGCCACCACCTTCACGCTCAACGGCACCCGCTATCTCAGCTGGGCGCAGAACGACCCGGCGGTCGGCACCGGCACCAACCTGTACCTGGCGAAGATGTCCAACCCCTGGACCATCAGCGGCAGCCCGGTGATGATCTCCAAGCCCGAGTACTCCTGGGAGACCGTCGGCCACCGCGTCAACGAGGGCCCGGCCGTCATCCAGCGGAACGGCAAGGTCTTCATGACCTACTCGGCCAGCGCCACCGACGCCAACTACTGCCTGGGCCTGCTGACCGCCTCCGCCACTGCGGACCTCATGAACCCGGCCTCCTGGGCGAAGACCTCGACGCCGGTCTTCAAGAGCAACGCGGCCACCGGCCAGTACGGCCCCGGCCACAACACCTTCACGGTGTCCGAGGACGGCAAGTCGGACATCCTCGTCTACCACGACCGCAACTACAAGGACATCAGCGGCGACCCGCTCAACGACCCCAACCGCCGTACCCGCTACCAGAAGCTGTACTGGAACGCCGACGGCACACCCAACCTCGGCATCCCCGTGGCTGATGGAGTGACGCCCGTC
Encoded proteins:
- a CDS encoding family 43 glycosylhydrolase, whose amino-acid sequence is MFRIAVRHWVTLGAALLALFASLLAVQPTQQAAAADGKPYTNPVKSQKGADPWLEYYNGNYYLVTTSFTGELTMRKSPTLAGLSTAPSVQVWSDSTSSRNWNMWAPEIHFFDGKWYLYYSAGPRGSACCDDQRTHVLESSGSDPMGPYTHKNTFTGSNLNPNGWLIDASVLKHNNKLYLVGSGSAGGSKQSLVIAPLSNPYTLASSTFTVISSPTLSWETQSGEVNEGPEPLYRNGRTFLVYSASACWGPDYKLGQLELTGSDPLLASAWTKKQTPVFQRSDANSVYAPGHNGFFTSPDGTENWIVYHANDAAGDGCDNGRTTRAQKFTWNSDGTPNFGTPVALGATIAGPSGETATTPTAYTIVNRNSGKCLDVNGGGTADGTNILQWTCNGGANQKWRVEDMADDTSRLVNVATGKVADVAECASADGADIRQWSWLNNNCQKFRMVYLGGDYVRIVNAATGKVADVADCSTANGADVRQWTWLNNNCQQWRLVPTTA
- a CDS encoding family 43 glycosylhydrolase, which produces MRRLVRRVLVAAAAALAVLTTVTTPAQAAAPASPAVTFTNPIAEQRADPHIHKHTDGYYYFTATVPAYDKIVMRRATTLQGLATATETTIWTKHASGDMGAHIWAPEIHFIDGKWYVYFAAGASNDIWKIRPYVLETSAANPLTGTWTEKGRISLPLDTFSLDATTFTLNGTRYLSWAQNDPAVGTGTNLYLAKMSNPWTISGSPVMISKPEYSWETVGHRVNEGPAVIQRNGKVFMTYSASATDANYCLGLLTASATADLMNPASWAKTSTPVFKSNAATGQYGPGHNTFTVSEDGKSDILVYHDRNYKDISGDPLNDPNRRTRYQKLYWNADGTPNLGIPVADGVTPVRLSSYNYPDRFIRHWEYRAKLEANVTNLADSQFRVVTGLAGSGTVSLESANFPGYYLRHKNNELWVEKDDGTALFDADASFHQRAGLADTAAGVSYESYNFPGRYIRHFNNLLYTQPVSTALDRQDATFYKE